DNA from Brassica napus cultivar Da-Ae chromosome C4, Da-Ae, whole genome shotgun sequence:
GCCTTGATCGGTCACAATATCAATGATGTCGCCTTCTTCCATCATCAACTGTGTGAAAAAATCGgcaaaatattaattaacagttGTACttagtaaaaagtaaaaaaaattagaaggtTAAAAAAAACCTGAGCAGGAGTCTGACGCGGTTTGATCTCTTTATAGCGAAAGATGAATCTGACAGTGGTTCTCTCTAAGTTTCTCTTGGTGCAGTATGCATCCATTAGTTTTTTCAAATGTGCACCATAACCAATCTTGTATACATCCTCTCCCCCATCCTGTTCATATATAAAGAAGATGTTGTAACCcttttcttcaattttttttttttaattacaaatgcATAGAATAAAAGCAAAGATGAGATATTTTTCAGTCCAATGAAATTTGGTCAGATCGATGGATAAAAAGAAGAGGAGTAAATGCAAAATACTATTTCGGGAAATATAAGGAATAAACACTATATGATCAAAGCAGCCATGGAAAAAGCTTGAAGAtgcagagaaagagagagatgacACCTGTTGGGCCTTGACCTTAAGCGTAATCTTCTTTTGGGGTGAAAGAGATGGAGAcccttttgatgcacaagaaGCAGAGATCGTGGTTGAGGAACTCACCATTGTTCAGACAAACGCAAAGTacaacaagaaaagaaaaaagtagaCAAAAGGTCAAGACTTTTGCAACTCCTCTGAAGAAAATTtgagttttgagttttgagtttatggagagagagagagaaaaaaggtAAAAGAAACTGATGAAAGCTAAGAGCTTTGAACAGTCCTCGCCAAAGACTACTATTGGTCTACTTTTTACTTTCCACTTTAACCCTTGGCCTTTTTGTTTCGTTGCCTTTGAATCATCACATCTTGGATGACATATCAAAAGTTCAAAACGTTGAAACTTGTACGACCTAGAAGAAAATGCTTATTAACTTGCAAATTCAAACATATTTCAAATGATACAAtcaaaaaagggaaaaaaaaaaaaagataaatctaaTAGAACTTATAAGAACTAAGACTAAGCTTTAGTTTATTCTCTCCAATTCGAAACCAAAAACACCACACCTAGAAAGATGCGTCTCATCGAAACTATACTAAAAGCCAGATATAAAGCCTTCTGAGGGGGTCCATGTCGGCAAGTAAATTTGTCCAGTAATAATGCATCAAATGACCAAGTCATCGGCGAGTTAAGTTGGCTTGGGCTTCTGATGTTTTCGGcctgtttttattttgatttttcggCCCACAGTCTGCAGATGCTGACACGACCCGATGTGTTACGCGTTCGTCGTCGTAACCCTAATTCGATCTTCAATCACCTTTCGACTTCCATCTCTTCCTTCGATCTTCTCTCGCCTTTCGACATCCATCTCTTCCATCTCACTTTTCTCCAAAACCGTTTTGCCGAGTAATATCGCCATTAACTCCTGTAATCAAAACTATACTAAAATCATTCAATGGATCCTTTCCGCCTTCCTCACCATTTTTCTGTTTATAAATCTGTTTTCCTATCTTATGCTTCCTTCAAAGTTGATAattttctctctaaaattcatTGCGATGGAACCCACCGGCAAATCTTCGATCTCCACTGACCGCAAGAACAGCGAGAAGACCGTCGTCTCCTCCGCGTCTGTGAAACCAAACAGATCTTCGATCTCCACTGACCGCAAGATCAGCGAGAAGACCGTCGTCTCCTCCGTGTCTGTGAAACCAAATGGATCTTCGATCTCCACCGACCGCAAGATCAGCGAGAAGACCGTCGTCTCCTCCGCGTCTGTGAAACCAAACGGGAAGTCCATTGCTGCCTCCGCGACTGTGATGTAACCTAACGAGAGGACTGCTGTCTCATCTGCCAATCCGATGAACCCAGACGCTGCTACCGCTCTCTCCTCCGCGCGTGGCGACCAAGCGATGTTGTTCAGAGATGTTTCA
Protein-coding regions in this window:
- the LOC106395197 gene encoding small ubiquitin-related modifier 5 isoform X1 — protein: MVSSSTTISASCASKGSPSLSPQKKITLKVKAQQDGGEDVYKIGYGAHLKKLMDAYCTKRNLERTTVRFIFRYKEIKPRQTPAQLMMEEGDIIDIVTDQGGG
- the LOC106395197 gene encoding small ubiquitin-related modifier 5 isoform X2: MVSSSTTISASCASKGSPSLSPQKKITLKDGGEDVYKIGYGAHLKKLMDAYCTKRNLERTTVRFIFRYKEIKPRQTPAQLMMEEGDIIDIVTDQGGG